In Zingiber officinale cultivar Zhangliang chromosome 1A, Zo_v1.1, whole genome shotgun sequence, a genomic segment contains:
- the LOC121999176 gene encoding uncharacterized protein LOC121999176 has protein sequence MASTAKAVVESLYEALLRGDAAAAAGLLAEDVEWWFHGPRRCQYMRRTLTGEAGPRDFRFRPRRVAEVGRWVVAEGWEGKHAYWVHAWAVDVATARIIRFREYFNTSVTVQEVAQPSEAGISSGGGVGGSAVWRSQAGPNAGGRSLPGLVLAI, from the coding sequence ATGGCTTCGACGGCAAAAGCGGTGGTGGAGTCGCTGTACGAGGCTCTGTTGCGGGGCgacgcggcggcggcggcggggcTGCTGGCGGAGGACGTGGAGTGGTGGTTCCACGGGCCGCGGCGGTGCCAGTACATGCGGCGCACGCTGACGGGCGAAGCTGGTCCGCGCGACTTCCGGTTCCGGCCGCGGCGAGTGGCGGAGGTCGGCCGCTGGGTGGTGGCGGAGGGGTGGGAGGGTAAGCACGCATACTGGGTCCATGCCTGGGCCGTCGACGTCGCCACCGCTCGCATCATCCGGTTTCGGGAGTACTTCAACACCTCCGTCACGGTGCAGGAGGTGGCGCAGCCGAGTGAGGCCGGGATCAGCTCCGGCGGAGGAGTGGGAGGATCGGCGGTCTGGCGGAGCCAGGCAGGGCCCAACGCCGGCGGACGCTCACTCCCGGGCCTTGTTCTCGCCATTTGA